Proteins from a single region of Calypte anna isolate BGI_N300 chromosome 26, bCalAnn1_v1.p, whole genome shotgun sequence:
- the SNRPE gene encoding small nuclear ribonucleoprotein E isoform X1 produces MAYRGQGQKVQKVMVQPINLIFRYLQNRSRIQVWLYEQVNMRIEGCIIGFDEYMNLVLDDAEEIHSKTKSRKQLGRIMLKGDNITLLQSVSN; encoded by the exons ATGGCGTACCGGGGGCAGGGCCAGAAGGTGCAGAAGGTGATGGTTCAGCCCATC AACCTCATCTTCCGCTACCTGCAGAAC AGGTCCAGGATCCAGGTGTGGCTCTATGAGCAAGTGAACATGAGGATAGAAGGCTGCATCATT GGCTTTGATGAATACATGAACTTGGTGCTGGACGATGCAGAGGAAATTCACTCCAAAACCAAATCCAGGAAGCAGCTGG GTCGGATCATGTTGAAGGGGGACAACATCACCCTGCTCCAGAGTGTTTCCAACTAG
- the SNRPE gene encoding small nuclear ribonucleoprotein E isoform X2, protein MAYRGQGQKVQKNRSRIQVWLYEQVNMRIEGCIIGFDEYMNLVLDDAEEIHSKTKSRKQLGRIMLKGDNITLLQSVSN, encoded by the exons ATGGCGTACCGGGGGCAGGGCCAGAAGGTGCAGAAG AAC AGGTCCAGGATCCAGGTGTGGCTCTATGAGCAAGTGAACATGAGGATAGAAGGCTGCATCATT GGCTTTGATGAATACATGAACTTGGTGCTGGACGATGCAGAGGAAATTCACTCCAAAACCAAATCCAGGAAGCAGCTGG GTCGGATCATGTTGAAGGGGGACAACATCACCCTGCTCCAGAGTGTTTCCAACTAG